One window of Arthrobacter oryzae genomic DNA carries:
- a CDS encoding multicopper oxidase family protein has protein sequence MLLGGLGAAGTAVGGAGLWWSLASRPSSRLAPEAGVELSQPSEMRSAGGRLEVRLEARAGQLQLAGRQARALGYNGGIPGPTLRVQPGDVLSVRLSNSLDQPTNLHVHGLHVSPEGAGDNVFVVVNPGAAFDYEYRIPADHPPGVYWYHPHHHGMVADQIFAGLYGAIIVEDPEPLPVSTERVLVISDTTLDSGGSVVPVSQMERMLGREGELILVNGQSNPEFTARPGQRERWRIINACVARYLSLRLDGQQVQLLGMDSGRYPAPSAVEELFLVPGNRADLLVTTAAGDSILRAAYYDRGSMAGMMGQGRGPRQSGRPDTAGAALATLRVTGSSGPSPSPTGSPLPPSQHPLPAFPEPDDLRTAPVAARRQLTLSSGMGMGMGMGGGMMGFTINGREFNAARTDTTVTAGTVEEWTLTNPGPMDHPFHLHVWPMQVVEEGGQALPQPEWRDVVNVPAQGRVKVRVAFRDFAGRSVYHCHILDHEDLGMMGVIEVR, from the coding sequence CTGCTCCTGGGCGGCCTCGGCGCCGCCGGCACGGCAGTGGGCGGGGCAGGGCTGTGGTGGTCGCTGGCCTCACGGCCCTCGTCCCGTCTGGCACCCGAGGCCGGCGTGGAACTGTCGCAGCCGTCCGAGATGCGCAGCGCCGGAGGCCGCCTGGAAGTCCGGCTTGAAGCCCGCGCCGGCCAGCTCCAGCTCGCCGGGCGGCAGGCACGGGCACTGGGCTATAACGGCGGCATCCCCGGGCCCACTCTCCGTGTGCAGCCCGGCGACGTGCTGAGCGTCCGGCTGTCCAACAGTTTGGACCAGCCAACAAACCTGCACGTGCACGGCCTGCATGTCTCACCGGAGGGCGCCGGGGACAACGTGTTCGTCGTGGTGAATCCGGGCGCTGCCTTTGACTACGAGTACCGGATCCCCGCGGACCACCCTCCGGGTGTGTACTGGTACCACCCCCACCACCACGGCATGGTGGCGGACCAGATTTTCGCGGGCCTCTACGGCGCGATCATTGTGGAGGACCCCGAGCCGCTTCCGGTCAGCACCGAACGAGTCCTGGTCATTTCGGACACCACCCTGGACAGCGGCGGGAGCGTTGTCCCTGTCTCGCAGATGGAACGGATGCTGGGCAGGGAAGGTGAGCTCATCCTGGTCAACGGACAGAGCAATCCGGAGTTCACCGCAAGGCCCGGCCAACGCGAGCGGTGGCGCATCATCAACGCCTGCGTGGCCCGCTATCTTTCGTTGCGGCTCGACGGGCAGCAGGTTCAGCTGCTGGGAATGGACTCGGGCCGCTACCCCGCGCCGTCGGCCGTGGAGGAACTGTTCCTGGTGCCCGGCAACCGGGCAGACCTGCTGGTCACCACCGCCGCCGGGGACTCCATCCTGCGCGCCGCGTACTATGACCGGGGCAGCATGGCCGGCATGATGGGCCAGGGACGCGGCCCCAGGCAATCGGGCCGGCCGGACACGGCGGGCGCGGCGCTGGCAACGCTGCGGGTGACCGGGAGCAGCGGCCCCTCCCCCTCCCCTACGGGTTCCCCGCTGCCGCCGTCGCAGCATCCGCTGCCCGCTTTCCCGGAACCGGACGACCTCAGGACGGCGCCCGTGGCGGCGCGCCGGCAGCTCACACTCTCCTCCGGCATGGGCATGGGTATGGGCATGGGCGGCGGCATGATGGGGTTCACCATCAACGGCCGCGAGTTCAATGCGGCGCGAACGGACACCACCGTCACGGCGGGCACGGTGGAGGAATGGACGCTGACCAACCCGGGCCCCATGGACCACCCGTTCCACCTGCACGTCTGGCCGATGCAAGTGGTTGAGGAGGGCGGCCAGGCTCTGCCACAGCCGGAGTGGCGCGATGTGGTCAACGTTCCCGCACAGGGGCGGGTGAAAGTCCGGGTCGCCTTCCGCGACTTCGCCGGCCGTTCCGTGTACCACTGCCACATCCTGGACCACGAGGATCTTGGCATGATGGGCGTGATCGAAGTCCGTTGA
- a CDS encoding heavy metal translocating P-type ATPase, whose amino-acid sequence MTAGQKPADGAVTTPLRNTVVEVRGLHWATSKAVVEHVLLQRPGVTAVDANPVAQTATVSFDPSVTSVEQISGWIRDCGYHCRGESVPDHVCYPMDQTMHPAEHEHPAMHAGHAEKPRTPQDMMGHGGHHAGMSMDDMVKDMRNRFLVAAVLSVGVTLWSPMGRDMFGFTAPTPFGLRDDVMALILSLPVIFYSAWIFFDGAYRALKARTLDMMVLVAIAVGTGWLYSVWVTFTGGGEVFYEAATVLAAFVLLGHWFEMRARGGANEAIRTLLELAPPVAVVIRDGDTVEIPTSEVQTGDLLLIRPGSKIPVDGEVEDGQSEVDESMVTGESLPVTKTIGSEVIGASINTIGTMRVRATKVGADTALAQIVALVQEAQNSKAPGQRLADRAAFWLVLVALIGGTVTFAAWLALGAGIQTALLFAITVVVITCPDALGLATPTAIMVGTGLGAKRGVLFKNATALEVSARIDTVVMDKTGTLTKGEPEVTDVVVEGIGEGELLALVAAVEQESEHPLAAAVVRYAREHGAPAVAASDFLNVPGHGAGATVDGHRVLVGNRKLMADEGIDLGPLAAVRDRLAATGRTAVLVAVDGRAAAVIALADAARETAAAAIAALHEAGIEVVMLTGDNEATAQRIAGQLGIDTVIAEVLPGDKSAKIAELQQRGKVAMVGDGVNDAPALAQADLGIAIGAGTDVAIETADVVLMRSDPLDVPIALRIGKGTLRKMRQNLGWAVGYNAIALPIAAGVFAFAGIVLSPEIAALSMSGSSFLVAVNALLLKRLRLPRPETPEATTARASRPLAPAGTR is encoded by the coding sequence ATGACTGCCGGCCAGAAGCCCGCCGACGGAGCAGTGACTACGCCCCTGCGGAACACGGTTGTGGAAGTGCGGGGCCTCCACTGGGCAACCTCCAAGGCGGTGGTGGAACACGTGCTGCTGCAGCGGCCCGGAGTCACCGCCGTCGACGCAAACCCGGTCGCCCAGACTGCCACCGTGAGCTTTGACCCGTCCGTGACCTCCGTGGAGCAGATCTCGGGCTGGATCCGGGACTGCGGGTACCACTGCCGCGGGGAATCGGTCCCCGACCATGTCTGCTACCCGATGGACCAAACAATGCATCCGGCGGAACACGAGCACCCGGCAATGCACGCCGGTCATGCTGAGAAGCCCCGGACCCCGCAGGACATGATGGGCCACGGCGGGCACCATGCCGGAATGTCGATGGATGACATGGTCAAGGACATGCGCAACCGGTTCCTGGTCGCCGCGGTCCTGTCCGTCGGCGTGACGCTATGGTCCCCGATGGGCCGGGACATGTTCGGTTTCACCGCTCCGACGCCGTTCGGGCTCCGTGACGACGTGATGGCCCTGATCCTGTCCCTGCCGGTCATCTTCTACTCTGCCTGGATTTTCTTCGACGGCGCCTACCGGGCGCTGAAGGCCCGCACCCTGGACATGATGGTCCTGGTCGCTATCGCCGTGGGCACCGGGTGGCTTTACAGTGTCTGGGTCACCTTCACCGGCGGCGGTGAAGTGTTCTACGAAGCCGCCACCGTCCTTGCCGCGTTCGTGCTCCTGGGCCACTGGTTCGAGATGCGCGCACGCGGCGGGGCGAACGAGGCCATCCGCACGCTGCTCGAGCTGGCCCCGCCGGTCGCAGTCGTGATCCGCGACGGGGACACTGTCGAGATCCCCACCTCGGAGGTCCAGACCGGGGACCTGCTGCTGATCCGGCCGGGGTCGAAAATCCCCGTTGACGGGGAAGTCGAGGACGGCCAGTCGGAAGTCGATGAGTCCATGGTCACGGGTGAGAGTCTTCCGGTGACCAAAACCATTGGCTCGGAGGTAATCGGTGCGTCCATCAACACCATCGGCACCATGCGGGTCCGGGCCACCAAGGTCGGCGCCGACACCGCCCTGGCGCAGATCGTGGCCCTCGTCCAGGAGGCCCAGAACTCCAAGGCACCCGGCCAGCGGCTGGCTGACAGGGCCGCGTTCTGGCTGGTCCTGGTCGCCCTGATCGGCGGGACGGTGACGTTCGCCGCCTGGCTCGCCCTCGGCGCCGGCATCCAGACCGCCCTGCTGTTCGCCATCACCGTCGTTGTGATCACCTGCCCTGACGCGCTGGGCCTGGCCACCCCGACGGCCATCATGGTGGGCACCGGACTCGGTGCCAAACGCGGCGTCCTGTTCAAGAACGCCACCGCCCTGGAGGTATCCGCGCGGATCGACACCGTCGTGATGGACAAGACCGGCACCCTGACCAAGGGCGAACCGGAAGTGACCGACGTCGTCGTTGAGGGAATAGGCGAAGGCGAACTTCTGGCGCTGGTCGCCGCGGTGGAGCAGGAATCCGAACACCCGCTCGCTGCGGCCGTCGTCCGGTATGCGCGGGAGCACGGCGCACCGGCCGTGGCTGCCTCGGATTTCCTCAATGTTCCGGGCCACGGTGCCGGCGCCACCGTGGATGGACACCGGGTGCTGGTGGGTAACCGCAAGCTCATGGCCGACGAAGGAATCGACCTTGGACCGCTGGCCGCAGTGCGCGACAGGCTTGCCGCCACCGGACGGACCGCCGTGCTCGTCGCCGTGGACGGAAGGGCTGCGGCCGTGATCGCCTTGGCGGACGCCGCAAGGGAAACAGCCGCCGCCGCCATAGCTGCCCTGCACGAGGCCGGGATCGAAGTGGTCATGCTCACCGGGGACAACGAAGCAACCGCCCAACGGATCGCCGGCCAGCTGGGCATCGATACCGTGATCGCCGAAGTGCTGCCCGGCGATAAATCAGCGAAGATCGCCGAGCTGCAACAGCGCGGAAAGGTGGCCATGGTCGGCGACGGCGTCAACGACGCACCGGCCCTGGCCCAGGCCGACCTTGGCATCGCGATCGGCGCGGGCACCGATGTGGCCATTGAAACGGCCGACGTCGTCCTGATGCGGTCGGACCCGCTGGATGTGCCAATAGCCCTGCGGATCGGCAAAGGCACCCTGCGGAAGATGCGCCAGAACCTGGGCTGGGCCGTCGGGTACAACGCGATTGCGCTCCCCATCGCTGCCGGAGTCTTCGCCTTCGCCGGGATCGTCCTCAGCCCGGAGATCGCGGCGCTGTCGATGTCCGGTTCCAGCTTCCTGGTCGCCGTCAACGCCCTCCTGCTCAAGAGGCTCCGGCTGCCGCGTCCGGAAACGCCAGAGGCCACCACGGCGCGCGCTTCCCGGCCGCTTGCCCCGGCCGGGACCCGCTAG
- a CDS encoding ABC transporter ATP-binding protein produces MRVVSVEDVSKTFGAGHTAVTAVNHVSLSIDAGDIVLVMGPSGSGKTTLLSMIGTLMSPTTGRILISGQDTAALGPAQLSRLRLREFGFVFQTFNLLSALTAEENVMMPLLTAGVPRKHARAKARMALEQLQLGHRLRNLPRDLSGGEKQRVAIARSLANDPRLILADEPTANLDATTGQDVTLLLCETACRENRAVIIVSHDQRLRTAAKRVITIEDGRLTGEEPGEHNSYCRMHPEAGPS; encoded by the coding sequence ATGAGGGTCGTCTCGGTCGAAGACGTATCCAAGACCTTCGGGGCCGGGCACACCGCGGTGACCGCCGTGAACCACGTATCCCTCAGCATTGATGCCGGAGACATTGTGCTGGTGATGGGGCCCTCGGGGTCCGGAAAAACAACCCTGTTGTCCATGATTGGCACCCTGATGTCCCCCACGACGGGCCGGATCCTCATCTCCGGGCAGGACACGGCGGCTCTTGGACCGGCACAGCTGTCCCGGCTGCGGCTGCGGGAATTCGGTTTCGTCTTCCAGACCTTCAACCTTCTTTCGGCACTGACCGCGGAGGAAAACGTCATGATGCCCTTGCTCACGGCCGGAGTACCCCGCAAGCACGCCCGGGCCAAAGCCCGGATGGCGTTGGAGCAGCTCCAGCTCGGGCACCGGCTGCGGAACCTGCCACGGGACCTCTCCGGCGGGGAGAAGCAACGCGTGGCAATCGCCCGGTCCCTGGCCAACGACCCCCGGCTGATCCTTGCCGACGAACCCACGGCCAACCTGGACGCGACGACCGGCCAGGACGTGACCCTGCTCCTGTGTGAAACGGCCTGCCGGGAAAACCGGGCGGTGATCATTGTCAGCCATGACCAAAGACTGCGGACCGCCGCCAAGCGGGTCATCACCATCGAGGACGGACGACTCACAGGTGAAGAACCCGGGGAACACAACAGCTACTGCCGCATGCACCCCGAAGCTGGTCCGTCATGA
- a CDS encoding SHOCT domain-containing protein, which yields MMWGYGLDMGWMWLWGVLMLLGIALLVLVAVRVFSGGRGGYQGGFPPPGQPGPGGHWPGRSRARQILDERFAKGELSADQYREQVRVLGEEP from the coding sequence ATGATGTGGGGTTACGGTCTGGACATGGGCTGGATGTGGCTGTGGGGAGTGCTGATGTTGCTGGGCATAGCCCTGCTGGTGCTGGTTGCCGTGCGCGTGTTCTCCGGCGGCCGCGGAGGATATCAGGGCGGCTTCCCTCCTCCCGGCCAGCCGGGACCCGGGGGCCACTGGCCGGGCCGTAGCCGGGCCCGGCAGATCCTCGACGAACGGTTCGCCAAAGGGGAACTGAGCGCCGACCAGTATCGCGAGCAGGTCAGGGTACTCGGCGAGGAACCCTAG
- a CDS encoding TIGR00730 family Rossman fold protein, with protein MKMTDEELLKVLADPAEDPARMERISTEIQAGFQLLSGRVGKAVAVFGSARPGPDDPRYAEARSLGSRFAAAGFAVITGGGPGLMEAANRGAAEAGGTSVGLGIELGHQQRLNSYVDVSMTFRYFFARKLMFVRYASAFVVLPGGFGTLDELFEALTLVQTGKIHEFPVVLIGTGHWSGLMAWIRDRLQDQGFIAPDDIRLLRCTDDIDEAVELIQQCHLRQLGP; from the coding sequence ATGAAGATGACTGATGAAGAACTGCTCAAAGTGCTGGCCGACCCGGCCGAAGACCCTGCCCGGATGGAACGGATCAGCACCGAAATCCAGGCCGGGTTCCAGCTGCTCTCGGGCCGGGTCGGCAAGGCAGTCGCTGTCTTCGGATCCGCACGCCCCGGACCGGACGATCCCCGTTATGCGGAAGCCCGGTCGCTGGGGTCACGGTTTGCAGCCGCGGGGTTCGCGGTCATCACCGGAGGAGGCCCGGGCCTGATGGAAGCGGCCAACCGCGGCGCCGCGGAAGCCGGCGGCACCTCCGTGGGCCTCGGCATCGAACTGGGTCACCAGCAAAGACTGAACTCCTATGTCGATGTGTCCATGACCTTCCGTTACTTCTTCGCCCGGAAACTGATGTTCGTCCGGTACGCCTCGGCCTTTGTCGTCCTTCCCGGCGGATTCGGCACCCTGGATGAACTCTTTGAAGCCCTGACACTCGTCCAGACCGGAAAAATCCACGAATTCCCCGTGGTACTGATCGGAACCGGGCACTGGTCCGGGCTCATGGCCTGGATCCGCGACCGGCTCCAGGACCAGGGATTCATCGCCCCGGACGACATCCGGCTGCTGCGCTGCACCGATGACATCGACGAAGCCGTCGAACTGATCCAGCAATGCCACCTGCGCCAGCTCGGTCCCTGA
- a CDS encoding SDR family NAD(P)-dependent oxidoreductase, with the protein MQPAAYPSRFAGKTVIVTGAGSGIGLATATRLAHEGARVIATDVVEQRLADLAAGLADFDVVTVDGDVAAAETTAAIVAAAAGRVDGLANVAGIMDAFLPPAEVDDATWDRVFSVNLTGPMRLTRAVLPLMLAAGAGSIVNVASEASFRASASGVAYTSSKHALVGFTKSVAFFYGPQGIRANAVAPGAVATNIEAPWKSDFAAGRIGPILQATVGSVAQPAQLAAAITWLLSEDSANVNGAILPSDGGWSTI; encoded by the coding sequence ATGCAGCCAGCCGCGTACCCGTCCCGCTTCGCCGGGAAAACTGTCATCGTCACCGGCGCGGGTTCCGGAATCGGACTGGCAACCGCAACCCGGCTGGCACACGAAGGCGCGAGAGTCATCGCCACTGACGTCGTGGAGCAGCGGCTGGCGGACCTTGCCGCCGGCCTGGCGGACTTCGACGTCGTCACGGTCGACGGCGACGTTGCCGCGGCAGAGACCACAGCCGCGATAGTGGCTGCCGCCGCGGGCCGGGTGGACGGACTGGCCAACGTCGCGGGGATTATGGACGCCTTCCTCCCGCCCGCCGAGGTGGACGATGCCACGTGGGACAGGGTGTTCAGCGTCAACCTGACCGGTCCCATGCGGCTCACCCGCGCAGTATTGCCGCTGATGCTGGCGGCCGGCGCGGGCAGCATCGTGAATGTCGCTTCCGAAGCTTCCTTCCGGGCGTCCGCTTCCGGTGTGGCCTACACGTCGTCCAAGCATGCGCTGGTTGGTTTTACCAAGAGCGTGGCCTTCTTCTACGGGCCCCAGGGAATCCGGGCCAACGCCGTGGCGCCCGGCGCTGTTGCCACCAATATTGAGGCTCCCTGGAAGTCGGACTTCGCGGCCGGGAGGATCGGCCCCATCCTCCAGGCCACTGTGGGCTCGGTGGCGCAGCCCGCCCAGCTCGCCGCAGCCATCACCTGGCTGCTCAGCGAGGATTCAGCCAACGTGAACGGTGCAATCCTGCCCAGTGACGGCGGCTGGTCCACCATCTGA
- a CDS encoding phenylacetate--CoA ligase family protein encodes MDLRLVARVLFLRAAWRRRDHWDAARIAAHQERALRDLRRAAYAGSEFYRRHHAGLHGAPLDQLPSVTKAQLMDHFDEAVTTPELRLADLENHLRALTERGGDPGAPWKGRWWAAATAGTTGRRGTFVWNRSEWGTVLASYARANDWAGISAGLTRPLKMALVSSLVPTHQSAVVGASLRSGIVPTLRLDVTAPMEETVAALDRFQPRILVGYASALKPLAAEQRAGRLHISPQGVMSASEVLSPHTASELEAAWGSAPFDVYAATETAGIASPCTYRNRHVYEDLLIIEPVDQAGEPVPAGTTGARLLVTVLFSRTLPLIRYEMSDTVRLDGRGCPCGRPFALLEGIEGRIEDILQLPGKHGPASVHPIVFHHVLDEAGSAGWQVIQAPAGLQVLLAGLAPGASAEGVREAVAGALNEAGVVGTRVDVHVVEHLERTALGKAPFVRSLVRPQ; translated from the coding sequence ATGGACCTCCGCCTTGTCGCCCGCGTGCTGTTCCTGCGGGCCGCCTGGCGGAGACGGGACCACTGGGACGCCGCCCGGATCGCCGCCCACCAGGAACGCGCCCTCCGGGACCTTCGCCGTGCAGCGTACGCAGGATCGGAGTTCTACCGGCGACATCACGCCGGCCTGCACGGCGCACCCCTGGACCAACTGCCGTCCGTGACGAAAGCGCAACTGATGGACCACTTCGACGAGGCCGTCACCACACCGGAGCTGAGGCTGGCGGATCTGGAGAACCATCTGCGGGCACTGACGGAGCGCGGGGGAGACCCGGGGGCGCCGTGGAAGGGCCGGTGGTGGGCCGCGGCAACGGCCGGGACCACGGGCCGGCGCGGAACGTTCGTCTGGAACCGTTCCGAATGGGGGACTGTCCTGGCGTCCTACGCCCGCGCGAACGACTGGGCCGGGATCTCCGCCGGGCTCACCCGGCCCCTGAAAATGGCCCTGGTCAGCTCCCTCGTTCCCACGCACCAGTCCGCCGTCGTCGGCGCATCCCTGCGCTCCGGAATCGTCCCTACCCTCCGCCTGGACGTCACCGCACCCATGGAAGAGACGGTTGCCGCCCTGGACCGCTTCCAGCCCAGGATCCTGGTGGGCTATGCCTCAGCACTCAAACCCCTCGCGGCGGAGCAGCGCGCCGGGCGGCTGCACATCTCCCCGCAGGGCGTGATGTCCGCCTCCGAGGTGCTCAGCCCGCACACCGCCTCGGAACTGGAGGCAGCATGGGGAAGCGCCCCCTTCGATGTTTACGCCGCCACCGAAACGGCCGGGATCGCCTCCCCCTGCACCTACCGGAACCGCCACGTCTACGAGGACCTGCTGATCATCGAACCGGTGGATCAGGCCGGGGAGCCCGTGCCCGCCGGGACAACCGGGGCCAGGCTCCTGGTCACTGTCCTGTTTTCGCGCACCCTTCCACTGATCCGTTACGAAATGTCAGACACCGTGCGGCTGGACGGACGGGGTTGCCCCTGCGGACGACCGTTCGCCCTTCTGGAGGGCATCGAGGGCCGCATCGAGGACATCCTGCAGCTGCCAGGCAAACACGGACCGGCCAGCGTCCATCCGATCGTGTTCCACCACGTACTCGATGAGGCCGGGAGCGCTGGGTGGCAGGTCATCCAGGCGCCCGCCGGGCTGCAGGTCCTCCTGGCAGGCCTCGCACCGGGAGCTTCCGCTGAAGGAGTGCGGGAAGCCGTGGCAGGCGCGCTCAATGAAGCCGGTGTTGTGGGAACCCGGGTGGATGTGCACGTGGTGGAACACCTCGAACGGACAGCCCTGGGCAAAGCGCCGTTCGTCAGGTCATTGGTCCGCCCGCAGTAG